One window of the Roseovarius sp. THAF9 genome contains the following:
- a CDS encoding Lrp/AsnC ligand binding domain-containing protein gives MRPLFVNIRCRPGTSYQVAEDIALREIHSELYSTSGPFDLLLKLYVPDGEDVGKFINENLATIDNIERTETTLTFKAF, from the coding sequence ATGCGCCCACTCTTCGTGAATATCCGCTGCCGCCCCGGCACCTCCTATCAGGTTGCCGAGGACATCGCTCTGCGCGAAATCCATTCCGAGCTTTATTCCACCTCCGGGCCGTTTGACCTGCTCTTGAAGCTGTATGTCCCCGACGGCGAAGACGTGGGCAAATTCATCAACGAGAACCTCGCGACAATCGACAATATCGAACGCACCGAGACGACCCTGACGTTCAAGGCGTTCTGA
- a CDS encoding tellurite resistance TerB family protein — translation MTDQDSHPLTPQDCLVAVMIAVSASDEEIRTAELVKIESAIDNLPIFATYDADRMKTVSQMVFDLFAEEDGLDALFGLVTDNLPERLFETAYALACDVAASDGLLDETELRFLGEIRYQLNIDRLHAAAIERGARARHVPE, via the coding sequence ATGACCGACCAGGATTCTCACCCGCTTACCCCGCAGGACTGCCTCGTGGCGGTCATGATCGCCGTGTCGGCCTCGGACGAAGAGATCCGCACCGCCGAGCTGGTCAAGATCGAAAGCGCCATCGACAACCTGCCGATCTTTGCGACCTACGACGCCGACAGGATGAAGACCGTGTCGCAGATGGTGTTCGACCTCTTTGCCGAAGAGGACGGGCTGGACGCGCTTTTCGGCCTTGTCACCGACAACCTGCCCGAGCGCCTTTTCGAGACCGCCTATGCGCTGGCCTGCGACGTGGCCGCCTCCGACGGCCTGCTGGACGAGACCGAACTGCGCTTTCTGGGCGAGATCCGGTACCAACTGAACATCGACCGGCTGCACGCGGCGGCCATCGAACGCGGGGCGCGCGCGCGGCATGTGCCGGAGTGA
- a CDS encoding lysine--tRNA ligase, with amino-acid sequence MSELRDAAMSAKAWPFEEARRLLKRYEKAPPEKGYVLFETGYGPSGLPHIGTFGEVLRTTMIRHAFQQISDIPTRLFCFSDDLDGMRKVPGNVPNQEMLQEHLQKPLTSVPDPFGEFESFGHHNNAMLRRFLDTFGFEYEFYSATDFYKSGQFDATLLRAAERYDDIMKVMLKSLREERQQTYSIFLPLHPETGRVLYVPMKNVDAAKGEITFDDEDGREWTLPVTGGNVKLQWKPDFGARWAALGVDFEMYGKDHSTNTPIYDKICEILGTPAPEHFTYELFLDDKGQKISKSSGNGISIDEWLSYASTESLSYFMYQKPKTAKRLFFDVIPRAVDEYHQQLRAYPGQDAAGKLNNPVHHIHNGDVPESRMVVSFAMLLNLASVASAHDKETLWGFINRYAPDASPETHPDLDAAAGSAVKYYEDFVAPTKTYRAPSELEREALTDLRDQLAAYDGPVEDEALQSIVYAVGRDRFDPLRDWFKAIYETLLGASQGPRFGGFIALYGVDETVALIDRALAGELA; translated from the coding sequence ATGTCCGAACTGCGCGACGCCGCGATGAGTGCGAAAGCCTGGCCCTTTGAAGAAGCGCGCCGGCTGCTCAAACGGTATGAAAAGGCGCCGCCCGAGAAGGGATATGTTCTGTTCGAGACCGGCTACGGCCCCAGTGGCCTGCCGCATATCGGGACCTTCGGCGAGGTTCTGCGCACGACGATGATCCGCCACGCGTTCCAGCAGATCAGCGATATCCCGACGCGGCTGTTCTGCTTTTCAGACGACCTGGACGGGATGCGCAAGGTGCCGGGCAACGTGCCGAACCAGGAAATGCTGCAAGAGCATCTGCAAAAACCGCTGACCAGCGTGCCGGACCCGTTTGGCGAGTTCGAGAGCTTCGGGCACCACAACAACGCCATGCTGCGCCGGTTCCTGGATACGTTCGGGTTCGAGTACGAGTTCTATTCTGCCACCGATTTCTACAAGTCCGGGCAGTTCGACGCGACGCTGCTGCGCGCGGCCGAGCGGTATGACGATATCATGAAGGTGATGTTGAAGAGCCTGCGCGAGGAGCGACAGCAGACCTATTCCATTTTCCTGCCGCTGCATCCCGAGACGGGGCGCGTCCTCTACGTGCCGATGAAGAACGTCGATGCCGCCAAGGGCGAGATCACCTTCGACGACGAGGATGGCCGCGAGTGGACCCTGCCGGTGACCGGCGGCAACGTGAAGCTGCAGTGGAAGCCCGATTTCGGCGCGCGCTGGGCCGCGCTGGGCGTGGATTTCGAGATGTACGGCAAAGACCATTCCACCAACACGCCGATCTACGACAAGATCTGCGAGATCCTGGGCACGCCCGCGCCGGAGCATTTCACCTACGAGCTGTTCCTTGATGACAAGGGGCAGAAAATCTCCAAGTCGTCGGGCAACGGGATCAGCATCGACGAATGGCTGAGCTATGCCAGCACCGAAAGCCTGTCCTATTTCATGTACCAGAAGCCGAAGACGGCCAAGCGGCTGTTCTTTGACGTGATCCCGCGCGCGGTGGACGAGTATCACCAGCAATTGCGCGCCTATCCCGGCCAGGATGCGGCGGGCAAGCTGAACAACCCGGTGCATCACATCCACAACGGCGACGTGCCCGAAAGCCGGATGGTGGTGTCGTTTGCCATGCTGCTGAACCTCGCCTCGGTTGCCTCGGCCCATGACAAGGAAACGCTATGGGGCTTCATCAACCGCTATGCGCCCGATGCCAGCCCCGAGACGCATCCAGACCTCGATGCCGCGGCAGGCTCGGCGGTGAAGTACTACGAGGATTTCGTCGCACCGACCAAGACCTACCGCGCACCCTCCGAGCTGGAGCGCGAGGCGTTGACCGACCTGCGCGACCAACTGGCCGCCTATGACGGCCCGGTCGAGGACGAGGCGCTGCAATCCATCGTCTACGCCGTGGGGCGTGACCGATTCGATCCGCTGCGCGACTGGTTCAAGGCGATCTACGAGACGCTGCTGGGCGCAAGCCAGGGGCCGCGGTTCGGCGGGTTCATCGCACTCTACGGTGTTGACGAAACCGTGGCGTTGATCGACCGTGCGTTGGCGGGCGAGCTGGCTTGA
- a CDS encoding cytochrome c produces MIRSITLAACLLAGAATAQESMPEPEEGRAIFEENCAVCHGSSGMGNGPWAGSYNPSPADLTALKEDGVFSRTRVLSVIDGYNRTGLPGHEMPEFGLLLQGDTVPVDVGDGVMTPTPRPLAALLFYIESIQD; encoded by the coding sequence ATGATCAGATCAATCACCCTCGCCGCGTGCCTCTTGGCCGGGGCGGCGACCGCGCAGGAGTCGATGCCCGAACCCGAAGAAGGGCGCGCGATCTTCGAGGAGAACTGCGCCGTCTGCCACGGTAGCAGCGGCATGGGCAACGGGCCGTGGGCAGGCTCTTACAACCCATCCCCTGCCGACCTGACGGCGCTGAAGGAGGATGGCGTGTTTTCCCGCACACGGGTCCTGTCGGTGATCGACGGCTATAATCGCACCGGCCTGCCGGGGCACGAGATGCCGGAGTTCGGCCTGCTGCTGCAGGGCGACACTGTGCCGGTGGACGTGGGCGACGGGGTGATGACACCGACGCCGCGCCCGTTGGCGGCCTTGCTGTTCTATATCGAAAGCATCCAGGACTAG
- the parE gene encoding DNA topoisomerase IV subunit B, with the protein MADDLLSPTESGDYDASSIEVLEGLEPVRKRPGMYIGGTDERALHHLVAEILDNSMDEAVAGHANRIEVELHDDYSITIRDNGRGMPVDEHPKFPGKSALEVILCTLHAGGKFSGKAYQTSGGLHGVGASVVNALSDSMVVKVARDKKLHEQRFSRGKPLGPVQEVGAAPNRRGTTVTFHADEEIFGHHRFKPARLFSSIRSKAYLFSGVEIRWKSAIADGDTPQEATFHFPGGLSDYLMETMGSASTYAENPFAGNVDFQERFGTPGKVEWAINWTPSRDGFLQSYCNTVPTPEGGTHVAGFWAAIVKGIKAYGELVNNKKAANITRDDLMTGGCALVSCFIREPEFVGQTKDRLATTEAQRLVENAVRDHFDNWLAADTKSAGAILDFLVLRAEERLRRRAEKETQRKSATKKLRLPGKLVDCSSSTRDGTELFIVEGDSAGGSAKMGRDRKTQALLPLRGKILNVLGAASSKLGSNAEINDLTQALGVGLGTRFNIDDLRYDKIIIMTDADVDGAHIASLLMTFFFTQMRPMIDAGHLYLACPPLYRLTQGAKRTYCLDEAERDLWLEKGLGGKGKIDVSRFKGLGEMDAKDLKETTMDPATRKLIRVTIDEDEPGETGDLVERLMGKKPELRFQYIQENARFVEELDV; encoded by the coding sequence ATGGCCGACGACCTCCTCTCACCGACCGAATCCGGCGATTACGATGCCTCCTCGATCGAGGTTCTGGAGGGGCTGGAGCCTGTCCGCAAGCGCCCCGGCATGTATATCGGCGGCACCGACGAGCGGGCGCTGCACCACCTTGTGGCCGAGATCCTCGACAACTCCATGGACGAGGCCGTGGCGGGCCATGCCAACCGGATCGAGGTCGAGCTGCACGACGATTATTCCATCACCATCCGCGACAATGGCCGCGGCATGCCGGTAGACGAACACCCCAAGTTCCCCGGCAAATCCGCGCTCGAAGTCATCCTCTGCACGCTCCACGCGGGCGGCAAGTTCTCGGGCAAGGCCTACCAGACCTCTGGCGGCCTGCACGGCGTCGGCGCCTCGGTCGTGAACGCGCTCTCGGATTCCATGGTCGTCAAGGTGGCCCGCGACAAGAAGCTCCACGAACAGCGCTTTTCCCGCGGCAAGCCGCTCGGCCCGGTGCAGGAGGTCGGCGCCGCCCCCAACCGGCGCGGCACCACTGTCACCTTTCACGCCGACGAGGAGATCTTCGGCCACCACCGCTTCAAGCCCGCCCGGCTCTTCAGCTCGATCCGCTCCAAGGCCTATCTTTTCTCGGGCGTCGAGATCCGCTGGAAATCCGCCATTGCCGACGGCGACACCCCGCAGGAGGCCACGTTCCACTTCCCCGGCGGCCTCTCGGACTATCTGATGGAAACCATGGGCAGCGCCTCGACCTATGCCGAGAACCCCTTTGCCGGCAACGTCGATTTTCAGGAACGCTTCGGCACCCCGGGCAAGGTCGAATGGGCGATCAACTGGACGCCCAGCCGCGACGGCTTCCTGCAAAGCTACTGTAACACCGTCCCCACGCCCGAGGGCGGCACGCATGTCGCGGGCTTCTGGGCCGCGATCGTCAAAGGCATCAAGGCCTATGGCGAGTTGGTCAACAACAAGAAAGCCGCCAACATCACCCGCGACGACCTGATGACCGGCGGTTGCGCGCTGGTCTCGTGCTTTATTCGCGAGCCGGAATTCGTCGGCCAGACCAAGGACCGGCTGGCGACGACCGAGGCGCAGCGTCTGGTGGAAAACGCCGTCCGCGACCATTTCGACAACTGGCTCGCGGCCGACACCAAGTCGGCGGGGGCCATCCTCGACTTCCTCGTCCTGCGGGCCGAGGAACGCCTGCGCAGGCGCGCCGAGAAGGAAACACAACGCAAATCCGCCACGAAAAAACTTCGCCTTCCCGGCAAATTGGTGGATTGCTCCTCTTCTACGCGCGACGGCACCGAATTGTTCATCGTCGAGGGGGATTCCGCCGGTGGATCGGCGAAAATGGGCCGGGACCGCAAGACGCAAGCCCTCCTGCCCCTACGCGGCAAGATCCTGAACGTGCTGGGCGCGGCCAGCTCGAAACTTGGGAGCAACGCCGAGATCAACGACCTGACACAGGCGCTTGGCGTCGGCCTTGGCACGCGGTTCAACATCGACGACCTGCGCTATGACAAGATCATCATCATGACCGACGCGGACGTGGACGGCGCCCATATCGCCTCGCTGCTGATGACCTTCTTCTTCACCCAGATGCGGCCGATGATCGACGCAGGCCACCTCTACCTCGCCTGCCCGCCGCTCTATCGCCTGACCCAGGGGGCCAAGCGGACCTACTGCCTCGACGAGGCCGAGCGCGACCTCTGGCTGGAAAAGGGCCTGGGCGGCAAGGGCAAGATCGACGTCAGCCGCTTCAAGGGCCTGGGCGAGATGGACGCCAAGGACCTGAAGGAAACCACGATGGACCCGGCGACGCGGAAACTCATCCGCGTGACCATCGACGAGGACGAACCCGGCGAGACCGGCGACCTGGTGGAGCGCCTGATGGGCAAGAAGCCCGAGCTGCGGTTCCAGTACATCCAGGAGAATGCGCGGTTCGTGGAGGAGTTGGATGTTTGA
- a CDS encoding glucokinase — translation MMRLLVDLGGTSCRVGLSDGTGLLSETARSFANADHADLADLLAAYLDAQRPGPVSAICVGVAGPVRDGAAQLTNHDWHIEADALARATGADHVHLINDLQAQAYALDDLDADSLTPLIPGTPDPEGPRMALGLGTGCNIAVAHRVGDDLFVPPSESGHTTLPDAPGFRALYDALRGAASHLPIEAALSGPGLTRLHRFYTGETLTPTEIIGLEPRKTLQAFVSLLGLAASNLCLSHMATGGLYLIGGTARAVAPYLAPLGFTDTFHPRGPYTDILAAIPVTLIADDNAALRGCARYLAQYPSE, via the coding sequence ATGATGCGCCTTCTGGTCGACCTTGGCGGCACCTCCTGCCGTGTCGGCCTGTCGGATGGCACGGGCCTTCTGTCCGAGACCGCCCGCAGCTTTGCCAATGCGGATCACGCAGACCTTGCCGATCTGCTGGCCGCCTATCTGGACGCCCAGCGCCCCGGCCCCGTCAGCGCGATCTGCGTGGGGGTCGCCGGGCCGGTGCGCGACGGCGCGGCGCAACTGACCAACCACGACTGGCACATCGAGGCCGACGCGCTGGCCCGCGCCACCGGTGCCGATCATGTCCACCTGATCAACGACCTTCAGGCGCAGGCCTACGCGCTTGACGATCTGGACGCGGACAGCCTCACTCCGTTGATCCCAGGCACGCCCGACCCCGAAGGCCCGCGCATGGCGCTTGGGCTGGGAACCGGCTGCAACATCGCGGTCGCACACCGCGTGGGCGACGACCTCTTCGTTCCGCCGTCCGAATCCGGCCACACCACCCTGCCCGACGCGCCGGGCTTTCGCGCGCTCTACGATGCGTTGCGCGGCGCGGCATCACACCTGCCCATCGAGGCAGCCCTTTCCGGCCCCGGCCTGACCCGGCTGCACCGCTTCTATACCGGCGAGACCCTCACACCGACCGAGATCATCGGCCTTGAGCCGCGCAAGACCCTGCAAGCCTTCGTGTCTCTGCTGGGCCTCGCCGCCTCGAACCTGTGCCTGTCGCATATGGCGACCGGGGGGCTTTACCTCATCGGCGGCACCGCCCGGGCCGTCGCGCCTTATCTCGCTCCACTTGGCTTCACCGACACATTCCACCCGCGCGGGCCTTACACCGACATCCTCGCCGCAATTCCCGTGACGCTCATCGCCGACGACAACGCGGCACTCAGGGGATGCGCCCGGTACCTCGCACAATACCCCTCGGAATAA
- a CDS encoding HpcH/HpaI aldolase/citrate lyase family protein gives MSAPVNRFKTALAAGQPLVGCWAGFAEAYATEILGTAGFDWLILDGEHAPNTLQTLSAQIGILQASSSEAIVRVPVAEDWIIKQVLDAGAQTLLAPMVDTAAKAERIVRAMRYPPEGVRGSGAALGRASGFGAVPDYIATANDQMCLVVQIESVAALDNLDAICAVEGVDAAFIGPSDLANDMGHRGDANHPEVRAAMQDALARIRAAGKAPGILGIDAETTRTYRDWGAQMLGVGIDVLLFANAARALARNWQA, from the coding sequence ATGTCCGCCCCCGTCAACCGCTTCAAGACCGCCCTTGCCGCCGGCCAGCCTCTTGTCGGCTGCTGGGCCGGCTTCGCAGAGGCCTATGCCACCGAGATCCTCGGCACTGCCGGGTTCGACTGGCTGATCCTCGACGGCGAGCATGCGCCCAACACGCTCCAGACCCTGTCGGCCCAGATCGGCATCCTGCAAGCCTCCAGCAGCGAGGCCATCGTGCGCGTGCCCGTGGCCGAGGACTGGATCATCAAACAGGTGCTCGACGCGGGCGCGCAGACGCTTCTGGCGCCGATGGTCGACACGGCGGCCAAGGCCGAACGGATCGTGCGCGCCATGCGCTATCCGCCCGAAGGCGTGCGCGGCTCCGGCGCGGCGCTGGGGCGGGCCTCGGGCTTTGGCGCGGTGCCCGACTATATCGCCACGGCCAACGACCAGATGTGCCTCGTGGTCCAGATCGAAAGCGTGGCCGCGCTGGACAATCTTGATGCGATCTGCGCGGTCGAGGGTGTCGATGCGGCCTTTATCGGGCCGTCCGATCTGGCCAACGACATGGGCCATCGCGGCGACGCGAACCACCCCGAGGTGCGCGCCGCCATGCAGGACGCGCTGGCCCGTATTCGCGCGGCAGGCAAGGCGCCCGGCATCCTCGGCATCGACGCCGAGACGACGCGCACCTACCGCGATTGGGGCGCGCAGATGCTGGGCGTCGGCATCGACGTGCTGCTCTTTGCCAATGCCGCCCGCGCGCTGGCCCGCAACTGGCAGGCATGA
- a CDS encoding HdeD family acid-resistance protein: MTFTEAIGRTARHRQTGRTEREPGRIGLTILGIVMMVGGVLAFFNPFAASLTVTAVAGAAFLLAGLTQLWLAFSDHGDALGGRMIGGLIGLAFVLFAISLLMNPVAGLITLTLAVAGLFGALGLLRLVYAVRMRPRHGWGWIAGAGLLSLALAGMIVLGLPGAAADVLGLFLGVDLTLSGIATLALAWHTPKASGQDVS, from the coding sequence ATGACATTCACCGAAGCCATAGGCCGCACCGCGCGGCACAGACAAACCGGGCGGACCGAGCGCGAACCGGGCCGCATCGGGCTGACGATTCTGGGGATCGTCATGATGGTTGGCGGCGTTCTGGCGTTCTTCAACCCGTTCGCCGCTTCGCTGACCGTAACTGCCGTCGCCGGTGCCGCGTTCCTGCTGGCGGGTCTGACGCAGCTTTGGCTGGCCTTCAGTGATCACGGCGACGCGCTGGGCGGCCGGATGATCGGAGGTTTAATCGGGCTGGCCTTCGTGCTTTTCGCGATATCGCTGTTGATGAACCCGGTTGCCGGGCTGATCACGCTGACTCTGGCGGTCGCAGGGCTGTTTGGCGCGCTTGGCCTGCTGCGGCTGGTCTATGCCGTCCGGATGCGCCCACGGCACGGCTGGGGCTGGATCGCCGGGGCCGGGCTGTTGTCACTGGCGCTGGCCGGGATGATCGTGCTGGGCCTGCCGGGCGCGGCCGCCGACGTGCTGGGCCTGTTCCTGGGTGTCGACCTGACCCTATCGGGCATCGCGACACTTGCGCTGGCATGGCACACGCCAAAGGCATCCGGCCAAGACGTTTCGTAA
- a CDS encoding DUF2585 family protein, whose protein sequence is MTDRRVTIRITAMLGLATLVVLLLMGRNPTCPCGWVDLWGTMGTSEGSQQVFDWYWPSHLLHGFLFYALLWLVARRVDLGWRLVIATAVECAWEIIENTNAVIERYREVTISLDYYGDSVLNSASDIVAMWLGFWLARRLPVWASVAVVVGFELLTLWIIRDNLTLNVVMLLYPVEAIAEWQAGG, encoded by the coding sequence ATGACGGACAGGCGCGTTACCATTCGCATCACGGCCATGCTGGGCCTTGCCACGCTGGTGGTGTTGCTTCTGATGGGGCGCAACCCGACATGCCCCTGTGGCTGGGTGGACCTGTGGGGCACCATGGGCACCAGCGAGGGCAGCCAACAAGTGTTCGACTGGTACTGGCCCAGCCACCTGCTGCACGGGTTCCTGTTCTACGCGCTGCTGTGGCTGGTGGCGCGCCGGGTCGACCTGGGCTGGCGGCTGGTGATCGCGACGGCGGTGGAATGCGCGTGGGAGATCATCGAGAACACCAACGCGGTGATCGAGCGCTACCGCGAGGTGACGATCTCGCTGGATTACTATGGCGACAGCGTGCTGAACTCGGCGTCGGACATCGTGGCGATGTGGCTGGGCTTCTGGCTGGCGCGGCGGTTGCCGGTCTGGGCCAGCGTGGCCGTGGTGGTGGGGTTCGAGCTGCTGACGCTGTGGATCATCCGCGATAACCTGACGCTGAACGTGGTGATGCTGCTTTACCCCGTCGAGGCAATTGCCGAGTGGCAGGCGGGCGGCTGA
- a CDS encoding manganese-dependent inorganic pyrophosphatase, protein MTTLVFGHKSPDTDSTGSPIIWAWYLNEVKGQEAEAVLLGEPNTEAAFMLERWDLPKPRIITNVDDDQPCIVVDTNNPAELPTNINGADVRGIIDHHKLVGGLETKGPIDIRIEPLACTATIMYKMIDKDMAQAPTWVKGAMLTCILSDTLAFRSPTTTQEDEAIAWGLAKDLDLDPHAYADEMFAAKSDVSAFSDAELIRMDSKEYEVGGTKFRVSVLETTAPASVLERKDSLMTSMQDVAKEDGVDQVLLFVVDILNEEATLLVPNDLVKGVAEKSFGASVAGDTVVLPGVMSRKKQIIPNLAV, encoded by the coding sequence ATGACCACGCTCGTATTTGGCCACAAATCCCCCGACACCGACAGCACCGGCTCGCCCATCATCTGGGCGTGGTACCTGAACGAAGTGAAGGGCCAAGAGGCCGAGGCCGTGTTGCTGGGCGAGCCTAACACCGAGGCCGCCTTCATGCTGGAGCGCTGGGACCTGCCCAAGCCGCGCATCATCACCAATGTCGATGACGACCAGCCCTGCATCGTGGTGGACACCAACAACCCCGCCGAACTGCCCACCAACATCAACGGCGCCGACGTTCGCGGCATCATCGACCACCACAAGCTGGTGGGCGGGCTGGAAACCAAGGGCCCCATCGACATCCGCATCGAGCCTTTGGCCTGCACCGCCACGATCATGTACAAGATGATCGACAAGGACATGGCCCAAGCGCCCACATGGGTGAAGGGCGCCATGTTGACCTGCATCCTGTCGGACACGCTGGCCTTCCGCTCGCCCACCACCACGCAGGAGGACGAGGCGATCGCCTGGGGTCTGGCCAAGGATCTGGACCTTGACCCCCACGCCTATGCCGACGAAATGTTCGCGGCCAAGTCCGACGTTTCGGCCTTTTCCGATGCCGAACTCATTCGCATGGACAGCAAGGAATACGAGGTCGGCGGCACCAAGTTCCGCGTCTCGGTCCTGGAAACCACCGCGCCCGCCTCTGTGCTGGAGCGCAAGGACAGCCTGATGACCTCGATGCAGGACGTAGCCAAGGAAGACGGCGTCGACCAGGTGCTGCTCTTCGTCGTGGACATCCTGAACGAGGAAGCGACCTTGCTGGTGCCCAACGACCTGGTGAAAGGCGTGGCCGAGAAAAGCTTTGGCGCGTCCGTCGCGGGCGATACCGTGGTCCTGCCCGGCGTGATGAGCCGCAAGAAGCAGATCATTCCCAACCTCGCGGTCTGA
- a CDS encoding DUF2161 domain-containing phosphodiesterase has product MHDARETLLYAPVKAWLEALGYAVKSEVGPADVVGLRDGAEPVVVELKTGFSLTLLQQAVARQAVTEQVYVAVPRWKGKAGWRAFKGNIGLCKRLGLGVLSVKPNEGTVQVHCDPAPFQPRRSKVKRARLLKEFNARRGDPNEGGTRGQIETAYKQDVRACVAYLSEHGPSSGAVIARATGVARATRIMADNHSGWFFRVARGVYALSETGMALSESETDA; this is encoded by the coding sequence ATGCATGATGCGCGCGAAACCCTGTTATACGCCCCGGTCAAGGCCTGGCTGGAGGCGCTGGGCTATGCCGTGAAGTCCGAGGTCGGCCCGGCGGACGTGGTGGGCCTGCGCGACGGGGCCGAGCCGGTGGTGGTGGAGCTCAAGACCGGGTTTTCCCTGACCCTGCTGCAACAGGCGGTGGCGCGGCAGGCGGTGACCGAGCAGGTCTATGTCGCCGTGCCGCGCTGGAAGGGCAAGGCGGGGTGGCGGGCGTTCAAGGGCAACATCGGCCTCTGCAAGCGGTTGGGGCTGGGCGTGCTGAGCGTCAAGCCGAACGAGGGCACGGTGCAGGTGCATTGCGATCCGGCACCGTTCCAGCCGCGCCGGTCCAAGGTCAAGCGCGCGCGGCTGCTGAAGGAATTCAACGCCCGGCGGGGCGATCCGAACGAGGGCGGCACGCGGGGGCAGATCGAGACCGCCTACAAGCAGGATGTGCGGGCCTGCGTGGCCTACCTGTCCGAGCATGGGCCGTCCTCGGGCGCGGTGATCGCCAGGGCGACCGGCGTGGCGCGGGCGACGCGGATCATGGCGGACAATCACAGCGGCTGGTTCTTTCGGGTGGCGCGCGGGGTCTATGCGCTGAGCGAGACGGGCATGGCGCTGAGTGAAAGCGAGACCGATGCGTGA
- a CDS encoding SGNH/GDSL hydrolase family protein: protein MRDALRAALMAPVLVPQVAWVVLRAARLPEAAGPREGVSGEGPDLRLLILGDSSGAGVGVETQEDALAGRLVAHLAPRFRVHWRLEARGGATTTTALADLGRMPPAEFDVAVIALGVNDAKNGMRRARWRRNYGDLVAHLQERFGVTRIVASGVPPLGVFPLLPGPLRGVLGRRAAALDAELRDLVAQNPALRYVSMAFPMDRGLIAEDGFHPAAPLYDMWAGRVAERIREG from the coding sequence ATGCGTGATGCGCTTCGCGCGGCGCTGATGGCGCCCGTGCTGGTGCCCCAGGTGGCCTGGGTCGTGCTGCGCGCCGCGCGCCTGCCCGAGGCGGCGGGCCCGCGCGAAGGCGTGTCGGGCGAAGGCCCGGACCTGCGGCTGTTGATCCTGGGTGACAGTTCCGGCGCGGGCGTGGGCGTCGAGACGCAGGAGGACGCGCTGGCCGGGCGGCTGGTGGCGCATCTTGCGCCGCGTTTTCGCGTGCACTGGCGGTTGGAGGCGCGGGGCGGGGCGACCACGACAACCGCCCTGGCCGATCTGGGGCGAATGCCGCCTGCGGAATTCGACGTGGCGGTGATCGCGCTGGGCGTGAACGACGCCAAGAACGGGATGCGCCGGGCGCGGTGGCGGCGCAACTACGGCGACCTCGTGGCGCATTTGCAAGAGCGGTTCGGCGTGACGCGCATCGTCGCCTCGGGCGTGCCGCCGCTGGGGGTGTTTCCGCTGCTGCCGGGCCCTCTGCGCGGGGTTCTCGGGCGGCGCGCGGCGGCACTGGATGCCGAGCTGCGTGACCTCGTGGCGCAAAACCCCGCGCTGCGCTACGTTTCGATGGCGTTCCCGATGGACCGGGGCCTGATAGCCGAAGACGGGTTTCATCCCGCCGCGCCCTTGTATGACATGTGGGCGGGCCGGGTGGCGGAGCGGATCAGGGAGGGCTGA